From a single Kitasatospora azatica KCTC 9699 genomic region:
- a CDS encoding SHOCT domain-containing protein, with protein MPGLLRGVARTAVVAGTATAVSNRVSRRQAGRWAQQEAAAQPAPPAAPPAAPPAAPPPAAPAASMDEKLDQLKELATLKEQGVLTEEEFAAQKARVLAG; from the coding sequence ATGCCCGGACTACTTCGCGGAGTCGCCCGTACCGCGGTCGTCGCCGGAACGGCCACCGCGGTCTCCAACCGTGTGTCCCGTCGCCAGGCCGGCCGCTGGGCCCAGCAGGAAGCCGCCGCCCAGCCGGCGCCTCCAGCAGCGCCCCCGGCGGCGCCCCCGGCCGCACCGCCACCCGCGGCTCCGGCCGCCTCCATGGACGAGAAGCTCGACCAGCTGAAGGAACTCGCCACCCTCAAGGAGCAGGGCGTCCTCACCGAGGAGGAGTTCGCCGCCCAGAAGGCCCGCGTGCTCGCCGGCTGA
- a CDS encoding MFS transporter, translated as MKRWNILLVLGTAQFLMVLDASVMNVSISQLVEDFDTEVTSIQAVITLYTLVMAAFMMTGGKLGDMFGRRRMFIVGLAVYGVGSGLTALAPTVWVLAIGWSVIEGLGAALVLPALAALVAGSYTGRARAVAYGVIGGVAGAGIAVGPLVGGWVTTYLSWRLVFAGEVVLVLVILLLVRWIPQQPAPTERVRLDTVGSALSAAGLALIVLAVLQSGTWGWVAPRNPPFTVLGFAPTLFAMALGAALLYVFCRHERRREAQGREPLVSLDLFGNRPLRAGLATLFNQNAILLGLFFVIPLYLQVVQGLDAFQTGLRLLPVSITMLGASMCGSLLLRLASPRTIVRVGLLVLLGSTLWLITAIGPELHGASFAGAMALLGLGMGMLASQLGNTVQSSVQGADRSEAGGLQYSAQNLGSSVGTALVGAVLIGALAGSVTSQISSDPRISDAVAGQAQVRVEAGLSFVPADQVATALAGVPELPPQEAAAIVENYQDAQIDGLKAAVLVCTGITAVSFLFTGKLPAGRPSRTP; from the coding sequence GTGAAGCGGTGGAACATCCTGTTAGTGCTCGGCACCGCCCAGTTCCTGATGGTGCTCGACGCCTCGGTGATGAACGTGTCGATCAGCCAACTGGTCGAGGACTTCGACACCGAGGTCACCTCGATCCAGGCCGTCATCACCCTGTACACCCTGGTGATGGCGGCCTTCATGATGACCGGGGGCAAGCTCGGCGACATGTTCGGGCGGCGCCGGATGTTCATCGTCGGCCTCGCCGTCTACGGGGTCGGCTCCGGGCTGACCGCGCTCGCGCCTACCGTCTGGGTGCTCGCGATCGGGTGGTCGGTCATCGAGGGGCTGGGCGCGGCCCTGGTGCTGCCCGCCCTCGCGGCGCTGGTGGCCGGCTCCTACACGGGCCGCGCCCGGGCCGTGGCCTACGGCGTCATCGGCGGCGTCGCCGGCGCCGGGATCGCGGTCGGCCCGCTGGTGGGCGGCTGGGTCACCACCTACCTCAGCTGGCGGCTGGTCTTCGCCGGCGAGGTCGTCCTCGTCCTGGTCATCCTGCTGCTGGTCCGCTGGATCCCGCAGCAGCCGGCGCCGACCGAGCGGGTGCGGCTGGACACGGTCGGCTCCGCGCTGTCCGCGGCCGGCCTCGCCCTGATCGTCCTCGCGGTCCTGCAGAGCGGCACCTGGGGCTGGGTCGCGCCGCGCAATCCCCCGTTCACCGTGCTCGGGTTCGCGCCGACGCTGTTCGCCATGGCCCTCGGCGCCGCCCTGCTCTACGTGTTCTGCCGCCACGAACGCCGACGCGAGGCACAGGGCCGGGAACCGCTGGTCTCGCTCGACCTGTTCGGCAACCGGCCGCTGCGTGCGGGGCTGGCCACGCTGTTCAACCAGAACGCCATCCTGCTCGGCCTGTTCTTCGTCATCCCGCTCTACCTCCAGGTCGTCCAGGGGCTCGACGCCTTCCAGACCGGGCTGCGGCTCCTCCCGGTGTCCATCACCATGCTCGGCGCCTCGATGTGCGGCTCGCTGCTGCTGCGGCTGGCCTCACCGCGGACCATCGTCCGGGTGGGACTTCTGGTCCTGCTCGGCTCCACGCTGTGGCTGATCACGGCCATCGGACCGGAGCTGCACGGCGCCTCGTTCGCCGGCGCGATGGCGCTGCTGGGCCTGGGGATGGGGATGCTCGCCTCCCAGTTGGGCAACACGGTGCAGTCCAGCGTGCAGGGGGCGGACCGCAGCGAGGCCGGTGGGCTGCAGTACAGCGCGCAGAACCTCGGGTCCTCGGTCGGCACGGCGCTGGTCGGCGCCGTTCTGATCGGTGCCCTGGCCGGGTCCGTGACCAGCCAGATCAGCAGCGACCCGCGGATCTCGGACGCCGTCGCCGGGCAGGCCCAGGTCCGGGTCGAGGCGGGCCTGTCCTTCGTCCCCGCCGACCAGGTGGCCACGGCGCTCGCCGGGGTGCCCGAGCTGCCGCCGCAGGAGGCCGCCGCCATCGTCGAGAACTACCAGGACGCGCAGATCGACGGCCTCAAGGCCGCCGTCCTCGTCTGCACCGGGATCACCGCCGTGAGCTTCCTGTTCACCGGCAAGCTTCCGGCCGGCAGGCCCTCGCGCACGCCCTGA
- a CDS encoding LuxR C-terminal-related transcriptional regulator, with the protein MTVLTLVSLDGPMKDLAAPGAAERSRRLAPSGDPMLAARFTVPAPPKLLVHRPGLLGRLTKGAQGTLTLVNGPAGAGKTTLVSHWLDARLAPPVSAWLTVEATDAPGVFWAHVLETLRRHGVRLGAEVGRPTSATAVDQSLLIRLADALAERSDPAVLVLDQVDVLTSKEIVDQLQFVLSHCSAGLHLVLLGRAEPPLPLHRYRAAGEITEIRSTDLRFTETEARELLAAHGLALPGGTVRLLVERTEGWAAGLRLCALAMQRSEDPKAFVQDFAADRTTIADFLLTEVLEPEPPPTQELLLRASITDPIHPDLADALGERQDADRTLAELARANAFVERVDGSAVYRLHPLFAEVLRARLRHRHPGLEPRLRGEAARWFAGAGWLTEAVAQAAAAADWEFAAGQVVDQLAIGRLLAGPDAEELRPAFAAMPPDLPGSAPALVGAACRLVERDLEGCRAQLRRADGCLGESEPAESRLSRALVEVLAGRLAGDPAVTEQAAADAERLWTEVPPSLAAGHPEVPAMVLAALGAAELGAGHLDRAAAVLATAVEACGRPATEPPLCDSLGSLALVELLRGRLRAAETHAGESLAVVEQAVVRPQGPVRLDHVVLAGVATEHDDLATARVELELARATAGPQPEPVAEVAAAVIGARLAAAEGQWEQAFAVLQGVGSGAAQQPLPAWAVDELAIAESAAHLTHGDADTALQVLGAVPSERPEHALAEARALLATGQQQQALRVLAAVPGDGPATGATTATAQTQACLLRAQAAVAEEQPEEARLQLTRALVLARPEELRRVFVESGPWVRRLLRQDPQLARAHSWLPARTLGYLRPGACEQLPAVVGQLSEREREVLRQTAQLLSTEEIAAELFLSVNTVKTHLRSVYRKLCVSRRSEAVRRARELGIL; encoded by the coding sequence ATGACAGTACTCACCCTCGTCTCCCTGGATGGCCCGATGAAGGACCTCGCAGCACCCGGCGCCGCCGAGCGTTCCCGGCGGCTCGCACCCTCGGGTGATCCGATGCTCGCGGCCAGGTTCACCGTCCCCGCGCCGCCGAAGCTGCTGGTGCACCGCCCGGGGCTGCTCGGCCGTCTGACCAAGGGTGCGCAGGGGACCCTCACGCTGGTCAACGGTCCGGCCGGCGCGGGCAAGACGACACTCGTCTCGCACTGGCTCGACGCGCGCCTGGCACCACCCGTGAGCGCCTGGCTGACCGTGGAGGCCACCGACGCACCGGGTGTGTTCTGGGCCCATGTCCTGGAGACGCTGCGCCGGCACGGTGTCCGGCTCGGGGCCGAGGTGGGCCGGCCGACCAGCGCCACGGCGGTGGACCAGTCGCTGCTGATCCGCCTGGCCGACGCGCTGGCCGAGCGGTCGGATCCCGCGGTCCTGGTCCTCGACCAGGTCGATGTCCTCACCTCGAAGGAGATCGTCGACCAGCTGCAGTTCGTGCTGAGCCACTGCTCCGCGGGCCTGCACCTGGTGCTCCTCGGCCGGGCCGAGCCGCCGCTGCCGCTGCACCGCTACCGGGCGGCCGGCGAGATCACCGAGATCCGCAGCACCGACCTGCGGTTCACCGAGACCGAGGCGCGCGAGCTGCTCGCCGCCCACGGGCTGGCGCTCCCGGGCGGCACGGTCCGGCTGCTCGTCGAGCGCACCGAGGGGTGGGCGGCGGGCCTGCGGCTGTGTGCGCTGGCCATGCAGCGCAGCGAGGACCCGAAGGCCTTCGTCCAGGATTTCGCGGCGGACCGGACGACCATCGCCGATTTCCTGCTCACCGAGGTGCTGGAGCCCGAACCGCCACCCACCCAGGAGCTGCTGCTGCGCGCCAGCATCACCGATCCGATCCACCCGGACCTGGCTGATGCCCTGGGCGAGCGTCAGGACGCCGACCGGACCCTGGCCGAACTGGCGCGCGCCAACGCCTTCGTGGAGCGGGTCGACGGCTCCGCCGTGTACCGGCTGCACCCGCTCTTCGCCGAGGTGCTGCGCGCCCGGCTGCGGCACCGGCACCCCGGGCTTGAGCCGCGGCTTCGCGGCGAGGCGGCGCGCTGGTTCGCCGGAGCGGGGTGGCTGACCGAAGCCGTCGCGCAGGCCGCGGCCGCGGCCGACTGGGAGTTCGCGGCCGGACAGGTGGTCGATCAGCTGGCCATCGGCCGGCTGCTGGCCGGCCCGGACGCCGAGGAGCTGCGGCCGGCGTTCGCGGCCATGCCGCCGGACCTGCCGGGCTCGGCGCCGGCCCTGGTGGGGGCGGCCTGCCGGCTGGTCGAGCGCGACCTCGAAGGCTGCCGGGCGCAGCTGCGGCGGGCCGACGGCTGCCTCGGCGAGTCCGAGCCCGCCGAGTCGCGGTTGAGCCGGGCCCTGGTGGAGGTGCTGGCCGGGCGGCTGGCCGGTGACCCGGCGGTCACCGAGCAGGCGGCGGCGGACGCCGAACGGCTGTGGACCGAGGTCCCGCCCTCGCTCGCGGCCGGGCACCCGGAGGTCCCCGCGATGGTGCTGGCGGCTCTCGGCGCCGCCGAGCTCGGTGCCGGGCACCTCGACCGGGCCGCAGCCGTGCTGGCCACGGCCGTCGAGGCCTGCGGGCGGCCGGCGACCGAGCCCCCGCTCTGCGACTCGCTCGGCTCGCTGGCCCTGGTGGAGTTGCTGCGTGGCCGGCTGCGGGCGGCCGAGACGCACGCCGGCGAGTCGCTGGCCGTCGTCGAGCAGGCCGTGGTGCGGCCGCAGGGCCCCGTCCGGCTGGACCATGTCGTCCTGGCCGGGGTGGCGACCGAGCACGACGACCTGGCGACCGCCAGAGTCGAGCTGGAACTGGCGCGGGCGACCGCCGGTCCGCAGCCCGAGCCGGTGGCCGAGGTGGCGGCGGCGGTCATCGGCGCCCGACTGGCGGCGGCCGAGGGCCAGTGGGAGCAGGCCTTCGCCGTCCTCCAGGGGGTCGGCTCCGGCGCTGCCCAACAGCCTTTGCCCGCCTGGGCGGTGGACGAGCTCGCGATCGCCGAGTCCGCGGCGCACCTGACGCACGGCGATGCGGACACGGCTCTCCAGGTGCTGGGTGCCGTGCCCTCGGAACGGCCCGAGCACGCGCTGGCCGAGGCACGGGCCCTGCTGGCGACCGGGCAGCAGCAGCAAGCGCTGCGGGTGCTGGCTGCGGTTCCCGGCGACGGGCCGGCCACCGGCGCAACCACCGCCACCGCGCAGACCCAGGCCTGCCTGCTGCGCGCCCAGGCGGCCGTGGCGGAGGAACAGCCCGAGGAGGCCAGGCTGCAGCTGACCCGGGCCCTGGTCCTGGCCAGGCCGGAGGAGCTGCGGCGGGTGTTCGTGGAGAGCGGTCCGTGGGTGCGCCGACTGCTGCGCCAGGACCCGCAGTTGGCCCGTGCCCACAGCTGGCTGCCGGCCCGTACCCTCGGCTATCTGCGCCCCGGAGCCTGCGAGCAACTTCCGGCGGTGGTTGGCCAGTTGAGTGAGCGCGAGCGGGAGGTGCTGCGGCAGACCGCACAGTTGCTGTCCACCGAGGAGATCGCGGCCGAGCTCTTCCTCTCCGTCAACACCGTCAAGACCCACCTGAGGAGCGTCTACCGCAAGCTCTGCGTCAGCCGCCGCAGCGAGGCGGTCCGCCGGGCCCGGGAGTTGGGGATCCTCTGA
- a CDS encoding lysozyme, which produces MSRTARTSRLSRAARHSHTAARSRLRRTGAVAATALSAVLLAATAAAPAQADAAGRGFQPTHPERDFAGSTVAAHEGRDAGGGIQPLVTQTRGLDVSSYQGNVNWSSVAANGGAFAYIKATEGTGYTNPYFAQQYNGSYNAGLIRGAYHFALPNVSSGATQASYFVSHGGGWSADGKTLPPALDIEYNPYGATCYGLSQSAMVSWIHSFSNQVHYLTGRYPTIYTTTNWWATCTGNNGGFGTTNPLWIARYASTVGTLPNGWGYQTFWQYADSGTFPGDQDYFNGAADRLRALALG; this is translated from the coding sequence ATGTCCCGTACTGCCCGCACCTCACGCCTCTCCCGCGCCGCCCGCCACTCCCACACCGCCGCCCGCTCCCGGCTGCGCCGCACCGGCGCCGTCGCGGCCACCGCGCTGTCCGCCGTGCTGCTCGCCGCCACCGCGGCGGCGCCCGCTCAGGCCGACGCCGCCGGACGCGGCTTCCAACCCACCCACCCGGAGCGCGACTTCGCCGGCTCCACGGTGGCCGCCCACGAGGGCCGCGACGCCGGCGGCGGCATCCAGCCGCTGGTCACCCAGACCAGGGGGCTGGACGTCTCCAGCTACCAGGGCAACGTCAACTGGTCCTCGGTGGCGGCCAACGGCGGCGCCTTCGCCTATATCAAGGCCACCGAGGGCACCGGCTACACCAACCCCTATTTCGCGCAGCAGTACAACGGTTCCTACAACGCCGGACTGATCCGGGGCGCCTACCACTTCGCGCTGCCGAACGTCTCCAGCGGTGCCACCCAGGCGAGTTACTTCGTCAGCCACGGCGGCGGCTGGTCGGCCGACGGCAAGACCCTGCCGCCCGCGCTGGACATCGAGTACAACCCGTACGGCGCGACCTGCTACGGGCTGAGCCAGAGCGCGATGGTCTCCTGGATCCACAGCTTCAGCAACCAGGTCCACTACCTGACCGGGCGCTACCCGACGATCTACACCACCACCAACTGGTGGGCGACCTGCACCGGCAACAACGGCGGCTTCGGCACCACCAACCCGCTCTGGATCGCCCGTTACGCCTCCACCGTCGGGACCCTCCCGAACGGCTGGGGCTATCAGACCTTCTGGCAGTACGCCGACTCCGGCACCTTCCCCGGCGACCAGGACTACTTCAACGGCGCCGCCGACCGGCTGAGGGCCCTGGCCCTCGGCTGA
- a CDS encoding MarR family winged helix-turn-helix transcriptional regulator, with protein MAETRWLDEQEMAAWRGFLAASNLVARHLEQQLKDDAGLSHTQYEILVHLSAAPSHSLRMAELADRLVTSKSGLTYQVAQLEKSGLVGRRSCSSDVRGVFAYLTEEGMAALRSAAPGHVAAVRAALVDVLDREQLAVVAEALGEVARRLR; from the coding sequence ATGGCAGAGACCCGGTGGCTGGACGAGCAGGAGATGGCGGCCTGGCGAGGCTTCCTCGCGGCGAGCAATCTGGTGGCGCGCCACCTCGAGCAGCAGCTCAAGGACGACGCTGGGCTCTCGCACACCCAGTACGAGATCCTGGTCCACCTCTCCGCCGCGCCGAGCCACTCGCTGCGGATGGCCGAGCTGGCCGACCGCCTGGTCACCTCCAAGAGTGGACTCACGTACCAGGTGGCCCAGTTGGAGAAGTCCGGGCTGGTCGGGCGACGGTCCTGCTCGAGCGATGTGCGCGGGGTCTTCGCCTACCTGACCGAGGAGGGCATGGCGGCGTTGCGGTCGGCCGCGCCCGGGCACGTGGCGGCGGTGCGCGCGGCCCTGGTCGACGTGCTGGACCGCGAGCAGCTCGCGGTGGTGGCCGAGGCGCTGGGCGAGGTGGCGCGCCGGCTGCGCTGA
- a CDS encoding GTP cyclohydrolase II — protein MTSRTPQPARIRTRVTVPLRFGDGYRVDADVVTFHDLADGAEHLALGLGDPGASTTPLVRLHSECLTGDVFGSARCDCGPQLREAVERIAERGGYLLYLRQEGRGIGLYNKLDAYALQDRGLDTYAANAALGLPEDGRDYTAAAQMLQTLGAPRIDLLSNNPDKAGQLAALGITVAERVPTGVHASPSNLRYLRTKATGTPLTLGHGLELLSEGA, from the coding sequence ATGACGAGCCGCACCCCCCAGCCCGCCCGGATCCGCACCCGGGTCACCGTGCCGCTGCGCTTCGGCGACGGCTACCGGGTCGACGCCGACGTGGTCACCTTCCACGACCTCGCCGACGGCGCCGAACACCTGGCCCTCGGCCTCGGCGACCCGGGCGCGAGCACCACCCCGCTGGTCCGCCTGCACTCCGAGTGCCTCACCGGCGACGTCTTCGGCTCCGCCCGCTGCGACTGCGGCCCGCAGCTGCGCGAGGCCGTCGAGCGGATCGCCGAGCGCGGTGGCTACCTGCTCTACCTGCGCCAGGAGGGTCGCGGGATCGGGCTCTACAACAAGCTCGACGCCTACGCCCTGCAGGACCGCGGCCTGGACACCTATGCCGCCAACGCCGCCCTCGGCCTGCCCGAGGACGGCCGCGACTACACGGCGGCCGCGCAGATGCTGCAGACCCTCGGCGCCCCGCGGATCGACCTGCTGAGCAACAACCCCGACAAGGCCGGTCAGCTGGCCGCGCTCGGCATCACCGTCGCCGAGCGCGTCCCCACCGGAGTGCACGCCTCCCCGAGCAACCTGCGCTACCTGCGCACCAAGGCCACCGGCACCCCGCTCACCCTCGGCCACGGCCTGGAGCTGCTCTCCGAGGGCGCCTGA
- a CDS encoding VOC family protein, whose protein sequence is MPVRRLNHAVLYIRDVATSVAFYTEVLGFKIDVEIPGRAAFLSAQETLNDHDLGLFAIGAGAPGPQPGRVGLYHLAWEVGTLGELAEIGQVLAERGALVGATDHVVSKSFYAKDPDGNEFEVMWRVPREDWPTGEEQGGMRALDLQAAIDRWGADLATGAAAGSAT, encoded by the coding sequence ATGCCCGTCCGCCGCCTCAACCACGCGGTGCTCTACATCCGCGACGTGGCCACCTCGGTCGCCTTCTACACCGAGGTGCTCGGCTTCAAGATCGATGTCGAGATCCCCGGCCGGGCCGCCTTCCTCAGCGCCCAGGAGACCCTGAACGACCACGACCTCGGCCTGTTCGCGATCGGTGCCGGCGCGCCCGGTCCGCAGCCGGGCCGGGTCGGCCTCTACCACCTGGCCTGGGAGGTCGGCACGCTGGGCGAGCTGGCCGAGATCGGCCAGGTGCTCGCCGAGCGCGGCGCGCTGGTGGGCGCCACCGACCATGTGGTGTCCAAGTCCTTCTACGCCAAGGACCCGGACGGCAACGAGTTCGAGGTGATGTGGCGGGTCCCGCGCGAGGACTGGCCCACCGGCGAGGAGCAGGGCGGGATGCGGGCGCTGGACCTGCAGGCGGCCATCGACCGCTGGGGCGCCGACCTGGCCACCGGCGCGGCGGCCGGCTCCGCCACCTGA